CTCATTGAAAATAATCTAAACTGATAATGAGACCCTTATAAAGTTTCATTATCAGTTTTCTTTACTTAGCACATAGTCCAAAAGCTGATTTTATAACTTGCCGGCATCGCCTAAGTAACTATCCTTGAAACCGAGGAAGTAGAGCACTCCGTCAAGTCCGATAGTTGTAATGTTCTGTTCAGCAGTTGCCTGCACACGTGGCTTTGCGTGGAAAGCAATACCAAGACCGGCTTCTGAAATCATAGGAAGATCATTTGCACCATCTCCAACAGCGATAGTCTGTGCAAGATTTACCTTCTCAACCTGTGCAATGAGCTTCAGGAGTTCTGCTTTTCGTCTGCCATCCACAATCTCTCCGAGGTATCTTCCCGTGAGCTTATTGTTTTCATCTATTTCCAATTCATTGGCATAAACATAGTCGATACCGTATTTACGCTGAAGATATTCGCCGAAATAAGTGAATCCTCCACTCAGAATAGCAATCTTGTAACCACAGTTTTTCAATACGGTCATCAGTCTATCGACACCTTCAGTAATAGGAAGGTTCTCAGCAATCTCTTGCATAACCCTCGCATCAAGTCCCTTCAAAAGAGCAACACGTTCCGTGAAACTCTCCTTGAAGTCTATTTCTCCACGCATTGCACGTTCGGTAATCTCAGCAACTTTGTCTCCTACACCGGCTCTCTTTGCCAATTCGTCGATACATTCTGTCTGGATGAGCGTTGAATCCATATCAAAACAAATGAGACGGCGCATTCTTCGATACATAGTATCCTTTTGCAAAGAGAAGTCCACCTCCTGTTCGTGGCTCATCTGCATCAGTTCTGCCTGAAGCTCATCGTAATTTCTCGGAGTTCCACGCAATGAAAACTCGATGCACGCACGGACATTCAGGTTCTGTTTCTTGATACTCTGTCTACCAGTAAGGCGCAAAATAGAGTCGATGTTCATCCCCTGACCTGCAATAATCTTGGTTGCAGCCTCGATATTCTTAGCTGAAAGCGAACGGCCAATGATTGTCAGGATATATCTGTTCTTTCCCTGTTGGTCTACCCATTCTTCATACTCATCGTCATCGACAGGAGAGAAACCAATGTTCACTCTCAGTTCGGTTGCCTTAAACAGCAATTCCTTCATTACCTTACCAGAATTTTCGTCAGTTGTGCGGATTAAAATACCAAGTGATAAGGTAGAATGGATATCTGCCTGACCAATATCCAGAATATGCGCATCGTATTTTGCAAGGATTTCCATTACTGATGCAGTAAGTCCCGGACGGTCTTCACCTGTGATACGAATCAATATCTGTTCTTCTTTTGTGTTCTTATTATCTTTCATATCGTTATGTATTGATAGTGCAAAAATACAAACTTATTACGATGTGAGCAAGTTTTAGACTATGAATAAAATAAGAAAGCTGCCAACCATACACAGAATGTACAGCCACAGCTTTCGCCTTCTTTCTCTTTTCTCATATTCAGTATATCCTATGAGAGTCAATAAGCTAAAACAAATCAAAACGCATTGTGTCAATATCAGTTCTCCTAACCCACTCCCACTCTTTCAAGGAAGAGGATAAAGAAATGGATTCGGCATCCAATGCGCATTGACCATATAATCAACAAACCATCTGCCCATTCCGAGGAAAGAGCAGATGACAAAAATGATTCTAATATTCCTTTATTTCCTGCTGTCCACTGAGCGCAGCAACTGCATTCTCGGTCAATGCGAGCATTTCATCCTGACCGGGGTAAACCTTTACCGGAGCAAGAAATTCAATTCGCTTCTTTAACAGACCAACGATATACTCGCTATAACAGAGCCCTCCTGTAAGGAGAATGGCATCTACCTTGCCACACAAAACTGCTCCTTCCGAAACGATAGCCTTCGCAATGTGCCAAACCATTGCATCCAAAATAGCCTTTGCGTGTTCGTCGCCCTCATTAATACGCTGCTCTACAATGCGCATATCATTAGTACCAAGATGTGCCAAAACGCCTGAACGTGCACTGAGTTTACGAAGCATTTCTTCTTCGGTCAAATCTGTATTGTAGCACAAAT
The Prevotella sp. HUN102 genome window above contains:
- the serB gene encoding phosphoserine phosphatase SerB, whose amino-acid sequence is MKDNKNTKEEQILIRITGEDRPGLTASVMEILAKYDAHILDIGQADIHSTLSLGILIRTTDENSGKVMKELLFKATELRVNIGFSPVDDDEYEEWVDQQGKNRYILTIIGRSLSAKNIEAATKIIAGQGMNIDSILRLTGRQSIKKQNLNVRACIEFSLRGTPRNYDELQAELMQMSHEQEVDFSLQKDTMYRRMRRLICFDMDSTLIQTECIDELAKRAGVGDKVAEITERAMRGEIDFKESFTERVALLKGLDARVMQEIAENLPITEGVDRLMTVLKNCGYKIAILSGGFTYFGEYLQRKYGIDYVYANELEIDENNKLTGRYLGEIVDGRRKAELLKLIAQVEKVNLAQTIAVGDGANDLPMISEAGLGIAFHAKPRVQATAEQNITTIGLDGVLYFLGFKDSYLGDAGKL